GTACCTGACCGGTGAGACAACAGCCGGGGCTGATTCGGCGCAGTCCGGGCTCTTCACGCTTTCGCTCAGTCTCCCGCCGGGAACCTACGAGCTCCGCGTGTGGCAGGCGGATGGCAGCAGCGGCCAGGAACTGAACGTGGACACACGAAAGTTCAACGTCAAGTAGCGGTTGGTTCAGGCGGGCCAGTCAGTTCAGGACGTCGGGGCATTCAGGCGGCCCAGCACGTCGCTCGCAAGCACAACCGCGGCGGGTCCGGCCGTGGAGGATCTCAGGACGTGGTTGCCCAGGAGCGCCGTCACGGCACCCACATCGCAGAGCCTGGTGACTTCCCGGGGACTGATCCCACCCTCCGGACCAACGATGAGCAGAATTTCCCGGGGACCCTGGCCCGCGGGCAGTCCTGCCTGCCAGGCCTCCAGCACCGATCGCAGCGGACGGACGGCGTCTTCGTGCAGGATCACGGCAAGGTCCGCTGCGGCCACGGCGGCAACCAGGCCCGGGGTCTCGACGACGGCGCGCACCTCCGGGATCCAGGCCCGGCGGGCCTGTTTGGCGGCGGCCGTGACGACAGACTGCCATTTGGCGTGGGCTTTCGCCGCGCGCTCACCCTTCCAACGGACAATTGAACGTTCCGACTGCCAGGGAACAACGGCGTCGATGCCCAGTTCAGTGGCCGTTTCGATGGCGAGTTCATCGCGGTCACCTTTGGCCAGTGCCTGGACCAGGACCAGCCGGATGCCCGGCAGGTCCTCCATGGCCAGCTTGGTGCATTCAACGGTGAGTTCCGACGGCGAGGTGGAAACAACCGTTCCAGTAAGTCGCCTGCCTGCACCGTCGGCAATGTCCACGGACTCCCCCGGCGCCAGTCGCTTGACTGTAACCGCATGGCGCGCTTCAGGGCCTTGAAGGGTGAACCGGGCCCCCGGCACCAGCTGGTCCAGCGACCCGGCGCCGCTGAAGAAGACTGGGTTACTCACTGCTAGAGGTTACCGAACCGGTCCCGCAGCTTGGCGAAGACTCCGCCGCTGGCCGTCAGCTTGCCTTCAGTGAACTGCTCACCCCGCAGCTTGGCGAGCTGACGCAGCAGGTCCTCCTGCGCCTGGTCGAGCTTCGAAGGCGTCTCCACCTGCAGGTGGACCAACAGGTCACCGCGGCCGTAGCCACGAAGATGCGTTACGCCCAGTCCGCGCAGCGTGATGACCTCACCGGACTGGGTGCCGGCTTTGACGTCGATTTCCTGCAGCCCGTCGAAGGTTTCCAGGGACACTTCCGTGCCCAGGGCGGCCGCGGTCATGGGGATGTGCAAAGTCGCGTGCAGGTCATCGCCGTCGCGGACAAAGGTGGGATCGTTGTTGACCCGGATTTCAACGTAGAGGTCACCGGCAGGTCCGCCGGCAGGTCCGGCCTCGCCCTGACCGGAAAGCTGGATCCGGGTGCCTGTTGCCACGCCGGCAGGCACTTTGATGGTGAGTGACCGGCGGCTGCGGATGCGGCCCTGGCCGTTGCACTCATTGCAGGGGTCCTTAATGACGGTTCCGAAGCCCTCGCAGGTGCCGCAGGGGGCGGCCGTCATGACCTGGCCCAGGATGGAGCGCACGGCCCGCTGGACCTGGCCGCTGCCACCGCAGATATCGCAGCGTTCAGGGTGGCTGCCCTCACGGCAGCACGAACCGTTACAGGTGGGGCAGGTGACGGCGGTATCCACTTCGAGCTTGCGGTTGACGCCGAAAACGGCGTCGCGCAGTTCGATCCGGACACTGATCAGCGCGTCCTGGCCGCGGCGGACCCGGGAGGCGGGACCCGAGGACCCGCCCGCACCGAAGAACGTATCGAAGATGTCCTGGAACGCGAACCCCTGGCCGGCGTAGGACCCGCCGCCGAAGCCGTTGTCAGTACCGTTTTCGTTGCCGGTGGTGTCATATACACGGCGCTTCTGGGGGTCCGAAAGGACCTCGTAGGCGTGGGTGACGGCCTTGAAGCGGTCCGACGCATCGTCCCCGGGGTTAACGTCCGGGTGAAGGGTGCGGGCCAGCTTGCGGTAGGCCTTCTTGATCTCTTCTCCGGTGGCTTCCGGCGAGACCCCGAGGACGTCGTAGTGGCTGCTCAAAGTTCGTATCTCTTCCCTGTTGTACTGCCGGCGGCGGTGCTGCCGGCACTGCTCTTCGTGCCTGGGCCGGCTGTTAAGGGCCCAGAATTCTTGACAGATAACGGGCTACTGCCCGCACTGCGGCCATGGTGGTGGGATAGTCCATCCGGGTGGGCCCCAGGACACCAACCTTGGCGGTGCTGTCCGGTCCGTAGGCGGTGGCCACCACGGAAGCTTCGGCGAGCCCGTCGTACGGGTTTTCCCGGCCTATGCTCACGGTCACGCCGCGCGGGTCCTGCGCCATGTCGCTGAGCAGGCGGAGCAGGACTACCTGTTCCTCCAGTGCTTCCAGGACAGGACCGATGCTGAGCGGAAAATCCACATTGGACCGGGCAAGGTTCGCGGTGCCGGCCATCACCATGCGGTCCTCCCTGCTGCTGTGGGCGAGCGTCTCCAGTCCATGGGCCAGCGCCTGGGCAGCTGCCCGCTGGCCCGGGGCGACGGAGGACACCACGCCAGGCAGGGACTGGGCCAGCCGGCTCAGCGGTGTTCCGGCCAGCGAACCGAGGAAGTGTGTCCGCAAAGCGGCGATGGCATCCTCGCCGAGGTCCTGGCCGACGTCGATTACACGCTGTTCCACCTTGCCGGTGGTGGCGATCAGCACCAGGAGGACCTGGCGTGGTGCCAGAAGGACAAATTCGATGTGGCGGATGGTGGCCCGGCTCAGGTGCGGGTACTGCACCACTGCCACCTGGTTGGTCAGCTGGGAAAGCAGCCTGACTGTCCTGTCCAGGACGTCATCCAAGTCATCCGCACCCTCCAGCAGCGACTGGATGGCCTTCTTCTCCGCCGGGGACAGAGGTTTGACGGCCGAGATCTGGTCCACAAACAGCCGGTAGCCCTTGTCCGTGGGGATCCGGCCCGCACTGGTGTGCGGAGCGGTAATCAGGCCCTCATCTTCCAGGGCGGCCATGTCGTTCCGGATGGTGGCGCTGGACACGCCGAGGTGGTGGCGCTCAACCAGGGCCTTGGAACCAACAGGCTCCCGGGAGTGCACGTAGTCCTCCACGATGGCCCGCAGTACTTCCAGTTTGCGCGGCTCGCTCACACTCCACCTCCATCCAGGATTGCCGTTCACTGCTTAGGTATTGGTCGCGGTTCGTTAGCACTCGACATGCCTAAGTGCTAACAGTCTAATATGACTCGCCCCGTTGTTAGCATTGGTACCGCTCCGGGCGAACATTCGGCGGCACGATCTAGCGCAAGGTGGAATGAATCCATGCAGTACCAGAACTGGGGTCCTCAGGAGATTGCCGCGCCGGTCCGGAGCGAACTCCCCGAAGTGCCAGTGGAGCGCGGCATGGTCATCGAAGACGCCCAGTCCGGCTGGGTCGGAGCGGTGACCCGGGTGGAGAAGTCCGGCGGCATGCACGTGGTTGCCCTTGAAGACCGGCGCGGCAAATCGCGGTCCTTCAAGCTGGGCTTCGGCTTCCTCCTCGAAGGCCAGCCCATCAGGCTGATGCCCCCGGCGCCCAGGCAGAACGCGGCCGTGCCGGCTGGACGCACGGCGTCCGGCTCGGTCAGCGTGGCGGGCCAGCGTGCCCAGGTGGCCAAGGCAAGCAGGATCTGGGTGGAGGGAAAGCACGACGCCGAACTCGTGGAAAAAGTGTGGGGTGACGATCTGCGGGTGGAGGGCATCGTCGTCGAGCCTTTGCACGGCATCGATGACCTCGCGGGGGCGGTGGCCGAATTCGGTCCCGGGCCCAACCGGCGGCTGGGGATCCTGGTGGATCACCTGGTACCGGACTCCAAAGAGTGGCGTATCGCCGCCGGGGTGATGGCGTCGAAGGGTGCCGCCGGGAACGTGCTGATTGTCGGGCACCCCTACGTTGACGTGTGGCAGGCGATCCGCCCTGCGGTGCTGGGCATTGAACAGTGGCCGGTGGTACCCCGCGGTCAGGATTGGAAAACCGGCATCCTTGCGGCATTTGGCTGGCCGCACGCCACGAAGGAAGACATCGGCCTGGGCTGGCAAAAACTGCTGGGCGCGGTCCGCAGTTACGCGGACTTGGAAGCGTCGCTGCTCGGGCGGGTGGAGGAGGTCATCGACTTCCTGACGGCGCCGTGACCCCTGGCGCCTCGCCCGCTGCCGGGCTGTTCCGGCCCTGGCCCCTGCGGACGACGGCAGCATTTGGCGGCACAACAAGTATTCTTGGTAGTGCGGAGGCTGTTCCTGCATCAGCCCGGCATTCTCCACATCAGCACGATTGCACTTTCGAAGGATGAAACCGTGGCACAAAACGCACGCGAGCACCGGGACGACCAAGGCCGTTCCGAGTACCAGGGCGTCCCCGCAAACGCGTTGCCCCTCACTGCCAGCGAGGACCGGCAATGGGCCACACTGGCACACTTTGGCGGGATCCTCGGTTGTGTACCGTCCCTGCTGATCTACCTGATCTTCCGTGAACGCGGACCGTTCACCGCACAGGAATCCAAGGAAGCGCTGAACTTCAGCCTGCCGCCCACCATCGCGGCGCTGGTGGCCAATCTTTTGGTCTTTATTCCGGTGGTGGGCAACATTTTTGCCGTCATCGCCACCCTCATCTGGATTGCACTGACCTGCTTCTCGGTGTCCGCCGGCATCCATGTCAACAAGGGCCAGCCGCACCGTTACCAGTACAACCTGCGCTGGATCAAGTAACTGCAACGCGAGGTCACTTCGCGCCCGATAATCGCATCGGGCCGGAAGTGACCCCGCGTTGATTTGGCCAGGCTAGTCGGGCAGGATCCTGCGGACCACTGCGTCCGCCAGGAGGCGGCCCTTCAGGGTCAGCACGAGCGTTCCCCTGATGGCGGCCGGCGCGTCAACGAGGCCCTCGGCCATGAGCCCGGCCACGGCGCGGCGTCCCGACTCCCCCAACGTTGCGATGGCGAGCCCCGAAACGAGCCGCGCCTCCAGCATGACGCGCTCCATTTCCCGCGTTTCGGCGTCGAGCGTTTCCCTGCCCGCCGCCGGCGAGAGCCCCTGGGCAAGCCGCCCGGCGTAGGCGGTGGGGTGCTTGACGTTCCACCAGCGCACGCCGCCCACATGCGAGTGCGCTCCCGGGCCGATGCCCCACCAGTCATCTCCGCGCCAATAGGCGAGATTGTGGCGGCAGGCCTGCTCCGGCGTCCGCGACCAGTTGCTGACCTCATACCAGCTGAGGCCTGCTTCGCCGATGAGTTGATCAGCGAGTTCGTACTTGTCGGCGTGGTCGTCGTCGTCGATGCCCGGGACGTCGCCCCGGCGGATCTGGGCGGCCAGTTTGGTGCCGTCCTCCACGATCAGCGCGTAGGCACTGATGTGGTCCGGCTCGTAGGACAGGGCCGTCTCCAGGGAGAAACGCCAGTCGTCCAGGGATTCGCCCGGCGTTCCGTAGATCAGGTCCAGGCTTACGGCCAATCCGGCCTCGCGGGCCCACTGCACCACCTGGGGCACCCTACTGGGAGTGTGCGTGCGGTCCAGGACCTTAAGAACGTGCGGGACGGCTGACTGCATGCCGAAGGAGACCCGGGTGAAGCCTGCGTTTTTCAGGACCGCCAGGGATTCCGGGGTGACGGAATCGGGGTTCGCTTCGGTGGTGACTTCAGCACCGTCCTCCAGACCCCATTCTTCGACGGCGGCGCCCAGGATCCGCGCGAGGTCATCGGCCGGGAGCAGGGTGGGGGTTCCGCCGCCGAAGAACACTGTGCTCATGGGGCGGGCCGGGAGGCCGGATTCGGTGAGGACCCGTGCTCCAAGCCGGACTTCGGAGATCGCCGTGTCCGCATAGGCGTCCTGCGAGGCTCCGCCGCCCAGTTCGGTGGCGGTGTAGGTGTTGAAATCGCAGTACCCGCACCGGACAGCGCAGAACGGGATGTGCACATACAGTCCGAAAGCCCGCCGCCCTGCACCGTCTGCTGCCTGGTCAGGCAGCAGACCGTCCGACGGCGCCGGGTCACCAAGGGGAAGAACGCTAGGCATCAGCGGGTCCCCCACTGAGCGGTGGTCACTTCTTTTTGGCCTTGTCCTTTGATTCGTCGGTGGTGAGTGCAGCGATGAACGCTTCCTGCGGCACCTCCACCGTACCCACCATCTTCATCCGTTTCTTACCTTCTTTTTGCTTCTCCAGCAGCTTGCGCTTACGTGAAATATCGCCGCCGTAGCACTTGGCGAGCACATCCTTGCGGATGGCGCGGATGCTTTCACGGGCGATGATCCGTGAGCCGATTGCGGCCTGGATGGGCACCTCGAACTGCTGGCGGGGAATGAGTTCGCGCAGCTTGGTGGTCATCATCACGCCGTAGGCGTATGCCTTGTCGCGGTGCGTAATCGCGGAGAACGCATCCACCTGTTCCCCTTGGAGCATGATGTCAACCTTGACCAGATCGGCCACTTGGTCGCCGTCGGCCTTCCAGTCCAGCGAGCCGTAGCCGCGGGTCTTGGATTTGAGGATGTCGAAGAAGTCAAAGACAATTTCGGCCAGGGGCAGGCGATATCGGATTTCCACCCGGTCCTCGGAGAGGTAGTCCATGCCGCCCATCACACCGCGCCGGCTCTGGCAAAGTTCCATGATGGCGCCCACGAATTCGTTGGGCGCCAGGATGGTGGCGGACACCATCGGCTCGCGGACCTCCGCGATCTTGCCGGAAGGGTACTCGCTGGGGTTGGTCACGTGGACCACTTTCTTGTCCTCCAGCGTGACCTCGTACTCCACGTTGGGAGCGGTGGAGATGAGGTCCAGGTTGTACTCGCGTTCGAGCCGCTCACGCGTGATTTCCAGGTGGAGCAGGCCCAGGAAACCGACACGGAAGCCAAAGCCCAGCGCGGCCGACGTCTCGGGCTCGTACACCAGTGCGGCGTCGTTGAGCATCAGCTTCTCGAGCGCGTCGCGGAGCACCGGGTAGTCAGTGCCGTCCAGCGGGTACAGGCCGGAGAACACCATGGGCTTGGCGTCGGCGTAGCCGGGGAGGGAGTCAGCGGCCGGCTTGGCAAGGTTGGTGACGGTATCGCCAACCTTGGACAGGCGCACATCCTTAACCCCGGTGATGAGGTAACCGACCTCGCCGACGCCCAGGCCCTTGGACGGGGTGGGTTCCGGCGAGCTCACGCCGATCTCGAGGAGTTCGTGCGTGGCCCGGGTGGACATCATCTGGATGCGCTCACGGGGATGCAGCATGCCGTCCACCACGCGGACGTAGGTAACAACGCCGCGGTACGTGTCGTAGACCGAATCGAAAATCATGGCCCGCGCAGGAGCGTTGGGGTCGCCCACGGGCGCCGGCAGGTCGCGGACAATCTTGTCCAGCAGCACCTCGACGCCCATGCCGGTCTTTCCCGACACACGGAGGACGTCTTGAGGCTCGCCACCGATCAGGCTGGCGAGCTCCGCCGCGTACTTCTCTGGCTGGGCGGCCGGCAGGTCGATCTTGTTCAGCACCGGAATGATGGTGAGGTTGTTCTCCATCGCCAAGTACAGGTTGGCGAGCGTCTGCGCTTCAATGCCCTGGGCCGCATCCACGAGCAGGACTGCGCCTTCGCAGGCTGCCAGCGAGCGGGAGACCTCATACGTGAAGTCCACGTGGCCGGGAGTGTCGATCATGTTCAGGGCATAGCTCTTGCCATCGAGTTCCCAGGGCATACGAACGGCCTGGGATTTGATGGTGATGCCGCGTTCACGTTCGATGTCCATGCGATCCAGGTACTGGGCCTTCATATCGCGCGGCTGAACCACCCCGGTCAACTGCAGCATCCGGTCGGCCAGGGTGGACTTACCGTGGTCAATGTGCGCGATGATGCAGAAATTCCGAATGATGGCCGGATCTGTCGCGGCGGGCACCGGGGCGGTGCGGGCCATGGGAGACACGCAGGGTCCTTACTGTTGGCATTCACTGATGGCTTTTCGGCGATCCGGCAGGACGCACCAAGGGCACCCTGCGGCCTGACCGCATATTTTGAACCTCCAGTGTCCCACGTCCGGACGCCGCGCATTGCATTGTTCGGCAAACTGCGGCCGCTCCACGGGGCAACGATAGTGTTTTCCCCATGCCTATAAACTTCCGCTCTCTGGCCAACGCCGTCCGGGCCTCCGTCAGGGTGCTGCAGAAACTGGGGTCCGGCGCTGCCGGGCCTGCGGTAAAAACTGAACCGAAGGCCGGCCGTAAGACGGCGCCGGCGGTTGCCGGCTACCCGGGGGACTTCACCGGCGCCGCAACCATCCGCTACGCTCCCCGCCCCGACGGCAGCCCCGATCCGGGCGAGATTGTCTGGTCCTGGGTGCCCTTCGAGGAGGACCACTCGCGGGGGAAGGACCGCCCGGTGCTGCTGGTCGGGAAGAGCGGCCGGTACCTGCTCGGCGTCATGCTCACCAGCAAGGACCACGACCAGGACAGTCGCCGCGCCGACGACTATGTGGACATCGGCGCCGGCGCCTGGGACCGGCAGCGGCGGCCCAGTGAAGCGAACCTCGGGCGGATCCTGCAGTTGGCCCCGGACAGCATCCGGCGCGAGGGTGCCGTGCTCGGGCGCAAGCCCTTCGATGAGGTGGCTGCAGGCCTGCGCCGGCGACACGGCTGGAACTAGCGCGACGGAATAGTCAGCCTTCCGGTGCGTCTGCTATTCTTTATAGCTGTGTGTCCGTGCAGGTCGACGGCCACTGATGGTTGGCCGCCATAGGTATCCCCACGCCGCTCAGTCAATGGCCAATCTGAAAGCCCTCTAGACCATTTCCGCATTAAAAAGAGAGTTCACACGTGGCTAATATCAAGTCCCAGAAGAAGCGCATCCTCACCAACGAGAAGGCACGCCTGCGCAACAACGCAGTCAAGTCTGAGCTGAAGACGGCCATCCGCGCTGTCAACACCGCCGTTGAGTCCACCGACAAGGATGCAGCTGCTGCTGCCCTGGTTGCTGCCAGCCGCAAGCTGGACAAGGCTGTCAGCAAGGGTGTTCTGCACAAGAACAACGCAGCGAACCGCAAGTCGGCGATCTCCAAGAAGGTCAACGCACTGTAAGGTTTCCAGTTCGTCAGAACTGATGATTGAGGCCGGCCCCCATTGGGGGCCGGCCTCAACTCTTTAAGGGGTCGCCGGGCCTGACATCGCTCCAGGAACACCTGACATCGCTCCGGAACATGAGCCGGTGACAGCATCGGGCAGCAACAGCGCGGGTAGTGCCGGCACGTGTCAGTCTCCGCCGTATCAGTGACGCTCGTATCAGTGACCCGGGTATCAGTGCCGCTGCGCTGACGTGGCGATGACGGTCACCGCGTGTTCAACCGCATAGACCGGATCCCGGGACAGGCCTTTCACCTGCGCGTCGGCCTCTGCCGTCGCCTGGATGGCGCGGACCAGCCCCTCCGGGGTCCAGCGGCGGACATCCCGCTGGGCCTGCTCCACCAGCCAGGGCTGCATGCCCAGCTCCCTGGCTATCTGAGCGGACGAGCCCTGGGCCCCGGCCACTTTGGCCAGTGTCCGCAGCTTGGCTGCCAGCGCGGCAACCAGCGGCACGGGATCAGCCCCGGTGGCCAGGGCGTGCCGCAGGGTGGACAGGGCGAGCGGGCCGTTACCCGCCATCGCGGCGTCGGCCACTTTGAAGGCCGTGGCTTCGATCCTGCCGCCGTAATAGCGGTCCACCAGCTCCGGAGTCACCGCACCCGTGGCATCTGCGATCAGCTGGCTGCAGGCTGCGGCCAGCTCCGACAGGTTGGCTCCCACGGCATTGACCAGGGTCTGCACTGCATCGGAGGTAATCTTCCGTCCCGCAGCCCGGAATTCTGCGGCTACGAAGGCTGCCTTGTCCGCATCCTTCTTCAGTGGCTGGCAGTCAACCACCGGCCAGCCGCCGGCCTTGACGGCGTCAAGGAGTTTCTTGCCGCGGACTCCCCCGGCGTGCCTGAGCACGAGAACCGCGTCAGGTTCAGGACGGGACAGGTATGCCAGGGCATCAGCGAGGAAGGCGTCGTTCATGCCCTCAACACCCTCCACCTCGATGAGTTTGTGTTCGCCAAAGAGCGACGGGCTCACGTTCATGGCGAGGGTGCCCGCCTCATAGCTGCCGGCAGCCAGGCGGCTGACCTCAACATCGGGAAACGCGGTCCGTACCTGTGCCCGGATGTGGTCCATGGCGCGGATCCCGAGATATTCTTCGGGCCCACCCACCAGGACGACTCCAGCGGGGCTTACGTCCCGCCAGGAGGCCACATTGGAC
The window above is part of the Pseudarthrobacter sp. IC2-21 genome. Proteins encoded here:
- a CDS encoding 16S rRNA (uracil(1498)-N(3))-methyltransferase, with product MSNPVFFSGAGSLDQLVPGARFTLQGPEARHAVTVKRLAPGESVDIADGAGRRLTGTVVSTSPSELTVECTKLAMEDLPGIRLVLVQALAKGDRDELAIETATELGIDAVVPWQSERSIVRWKGERAAKAHAKWQSVVTAAAKQARRAWIPEVRAVVETPGLVAAVAAADLAVILHEDAVRPLRSVLEAWQAGLPAGQGPREILLIVGPEGGISPREVTRLCDVGAVTALLGNHVLRSSTAGPAAVVLASDVLGRLNAPTS
- the dnaJ gene encoding molecular chaperone DnaJ, whose protein sequence is MSSHYDVLGVSPEATGEEIKKAYRKLARTLHPDVNPGDDASDRFKAVTHAYEVLSDPQKRRVYDTTGNENGTDNGFGGGSYAGQGFAFQDIFDTFFGAGGSSGPASRVRRGQDALISVRIELRDAVFGVNRKLEVDTAVTCPTCNGSCCREGSHPERCDICGGSGQVQRAVRSILGQVMTAAPCGTCEGFGTVIKDPCNECNGQGRIRSRRSLTIKVPAGVATGTRIQLSGQGEAGPAGGPAGDLYVEIRVNNDPTFVRDGDDLHATLHIPMTAAALGTEVSLETFDGLQEIDVKAGTQSGEVITLRGLGVTHLRGYGRGDLLVHLQVETPSKLDQAQEDLLRQLAKLRGEQFTEGKLTASGGVFAKLRDRFGNL
- the hrcA gene encoding heat-inducible transcriptional repressor HrcA produces the protein MSEPRKLEVLRAIVEDYVHSREPVGSKALVERHHLGVSSATIRNDMAALEDEGLITAPHTSAGRIPTDKGYRLFVDQISAVKPLSPAEKKAIQSLLEGADDLDDVLDRTVRLLSQLTNQVAVVQYPHLSRATIRHIEFVLLAPRQVLLVLIATTGKVEQRVIDVGQDLGEDAIAALRTHFLGSLAGTPLSRLAQSLPGVVSSVAPGQRAAAQALAHGLETLAHSSREDRMVMAGTANLARSNVDFPLSIGPVLEALEEQVVLLRLLSDMAQDPRGVTVSIGRENPYDGLAEASVVATAYGPDSTAKVGVLGPTRMDYPTTMAAVRAVARYLSRILGP
- a CDS encoding DUF3097 domain-containing protein; this encodes MQYQNWGPQEIAAPVRSELPEVPVERGMVIEDAQSGWVGAVTRVEKSGGMHVVALEDRRGKSRSFKLGFGFLLEGQPIRLMPPAPRQNAAVPAGRTASGSVSVAGQRAQVAKASRIWVEGKHDAELVEKVWGDDLRVEGIVVEPLHGIDDLAGAVAEFGPGPNRRLGILVDHLVPDSKEWRIAAGVMASKGAAGNVLIVGHPYVDVWQAIRPAVLGIEQWPVVPRGQDWKTGILAAFGWPHATKEDIGLGWQKLLGAVRSYADLEASLLGRVEEVIDFLTAP
- a CDS encoding DUF4870 domain-containing protein encodes the protein MAQNAREHRDDQGRSEYQGVPANALPLTASEDRQWATLAHFGGILGCVPSLLIYLIFRERGPFTAQESKEALNFSLPPTIAALVANLLVFIPVVGNIFAVIATLIWIALTCFSVSAGIHVNKGQPHRYQYNLRWIK
- the hemW gene encoding radical SAM family heme chaperone HemW produces the protein MPSVLPLGDPAPSDGLLPDQAADGAGRRAFGLYVHIPFCAVRCGYCDFNTYTATELGGGASQDAYADTAISEVRLGARVLTESGLPARPMSTVFFGGGTPTLLPADDLARILGAAVEEWGLEDGAEVTTEANPDSVTPESLAVLKNAGFTRVSFGMQSAVPHVLKVLDRTHTPSRVPQVVQWAREAGLAVSLDLIYGTPGESLDDWRFSLETALSYEPDHISAYALIVEDGTKLAAQIRRGDVPGIDDDDHADKYELADQLIGEAGLSWYEVSNWSRTPEQACRHNLAYWRGDDWWGIGPGAHSHVGGVRWWNVKHPTAYAGRLAQGLSPAAGRETLDAETREMERVMLEARLVSGLAIATLGESGRRAVAGLMAEGLVDAPAAIRGTLVLTLKGRLLADAVVRRILPD
- the lepA gene encoding translation elongation factor 4 — translated: MSPMARTAPVPAATDPAIIRNFCIIAHIDHGKSTLADRMLQLTGVVQPRDMKAQYLDRMDIERERGITIKSQAVRMPWELDGKSYALNMIDTPGHVDFTYEVSRSLAACEGAVLLVDAAQGIEAQTLANLYLAMENNLTIIPVLNKIDLPAAQPEKYAAELASLIGGEPQDVLRVSGKTGMGVEVLLDKIVRDLPAPVGDPNAPARAMIFDSVYDTYRGVVTYVRVVDGMLHPRERIQMMSTRATHELLEIGVSSPEPTPSKGLGVGEVGYLITGVKDVRLSKVGDTVTNLAKPAADSLPGYADAKPMVFSGLYPLDGTDYPVLRDALEKLMLNDAALVYEPETSAALGFGFRVGFLGLLHLEITRERLEREYNLDLISTAPNVEYEVTLEDKKVVHVTNPSEYPSGKIAEVREPMVSATILAPNEFVGAIMELCQSRRGVMGGMDYLSEDRVEIRYRLPLAEIVFDFFDILKSKTRGYGSLDWKADGDQVADLVKVDIMLQGEQVDAFSAITHRDKAYAYGVMMTTKLRELIPRQQFEVPIQAAIGSRIIARESIRAIRKDVLAKCYGGDISRKRKLLEKQKEGKKRMKMVGTVEVPQEAFIAALTTDESKDKAKKK
- a CDS encoding type II toxin-antitoxin system PemK/MazF family toxin; the protein is MPINFRSLANAVRASVRVLQKLGSGAAGPAVKTEPKAGRKTAPAVAGYPGDFTGAATIRYAPRPDGSPDPGEIVWSWVPFEEDHSRGKDRPVLLVGKSGRYLLGVMLTSKDHDQDSRRADDYVDIGAGAWDRQRRPSEANLGRILQLAPDSIRREGAVLGRKPFDEVAAGLRRRHGWN
- the rpsT gene encoding 30S ribosomal protein S20 — translated: MANIKSQKKRILTNEKARLRNNAVKSELKTAIRAVNTAVESTDKDAAAAALVAASRKLDKAVSKGVLHKNNAANRKSAISKKVNAL
- the holA gene encoding DNA polymerase III subunit delta; translated protein: MAAAQAARTKSAPSNVASWRDVSPAGVVLVGGPEEYLGIRAMDHIRAQVRTAFPDVEVSRLAAGSYEAGTLAMNVSPSLFGEHKLIEVEGVEGMNDAFLADALAYLSRPEPDAVLVLRHAGGVRGKKLLDAVKAGGWPVVDCQPLKKDADKAAFVAAEFRAAGRKITSDAVQTLVNAVGANLSELAAACSQLIADATGAVTPELVDRYYGGRIEATAFKVADAAMAGNGPLALSTLRHALATGADPVPLVAALAAKLRTLAKVAGAQGSSAQIARELGMQPWLVEQAQRDVRRWTPEGLVRAIQATAEADAQVKGLSRDPVYAVEHAVTVIATSAQRH